A stretch of the Takifugu flavidus isolate HTHZ2018 chromosome 1, ASM371156v2, whole genome shotgun sequence genome encodes the following:
- the foxj1b gene encoding forkhead box protein J1-B, translating into MPICRPFYRPPTVSMPVLTSPDIANKFQEKWLAAFPEDQQTGSDFALMDDSLTSLHWLQNFSILSADPERPVGAGPGCPSTQEHLYLKRLCFPGGSSDSPSSPPAADTATTGMPRYLGSPVTSGSDSSAAPRFSSCAHPGNGYSQLSMQTSPPEEVDYKTNPKVKPPYSYASLICMAMQASKQPKVTLSTIYNWITENFCYYRHAEPSWQNSIRHNLSLNKCFKKVPRQKDEPGKGGFWQIDPQYADMFVNGIFKRRRMSSNQYSSSTNRPSNLAGSPYQPQGCKRKHLSHTKNHVKATRMTDSPLLAREAHKADILKGDFDLASVFDDVLGGTYSNFEDLDINTALNALGCDMEVSVQGRQHSVGLSRWCNGGDAIGQSQPVGHQHQSYGYMDLSTTSMDCMASMGELHIPQQLHLNQDQVLQSHLPQFDEASIMFLEQPEEAVLHPWEEIKEEPQEIPLTLDQGFGLCEGFFTEMQPWE; encoded by the exons ATGCCGATTTGCAGACCGTTTTACCGACCACCCACAGTCAGCATGCCTGTTCTGACCAGCCCTGACATCGCCAATAAATTTCAGGAGAAATGGCTGGCAGCCTTTCCGGAGGATCAGCAAACCGGGTCGGACTTTGCCCTTATGGACGACAGTCTCACTAGTCTCCACTGGCTCCAGAATTTCTCCATCCTCAGCGCGGACCCGGAACGACCCGTCGGAGCTGGGCCGGGCTGTCCGTCCACTCAGGAGCATCTTTATCTCAAACGGCTCTGTTTCCCGGGAGGCAGCAGCGACTCTCCGTCCAGCCCCCCAGCAGCGGATACCGCGACGACGGGGATGCCTCGGTACCTCGGGAGCCCCGTCACCTCTGGCAGCGATTCCTCCGCCGCGCCGCGCTTCTCCAGTTGCGCACATCCCGGTAACGGTTATTCGCAGCTGTCCATGCAGACCAGCCCACCCGAGGAGGTCGACTACAAAACCAACCCGAAAGTCAAACCGCCCTACTCCTATGCGTCCCTCATCTGTATGGCCATGCAAGCCAGCAAGCAGCCCAAAGTGACTCTGTCCACCATTTACAACTGGATAACGGAGAATTTCTGCTACTACAGACACGCGGAGCCCAGCTGGCAG AACTCAATTCGTCACAACCTGTCCCTCAACAAGTGCTTCAAGAAGGTCCCTCGACAGAAAGATGAACCAGGAAAGGGGGGCTTTTGGCAGATCGATCCACAGTATGCCGACATGTTTGTCAACGGCATCTTCAAACGCAGGAGGATGTCTTCTAaccagtacagcagcagcaccaacaggcCCAGCAACCTCGCTGGATCACCTTACCAACCACAGGGGTGCAAACGGAAGCACCTGTCGCACACTAAAAACCACGTCAAGGCCACGAGGATGACTGATTCTCCACTTCTGGCGAGGGAGGCCCACAAGGCGGACATCCTGAAGGGGGACTTTGACCTGGCATCAGTATTTGACGATGTTCTCGGCGGGACCTACAGTAACTTCGAGGACCTGGACATCAACACGGCTCTGAATGCCCTCGGATGTGACATGGAAGTCTCCGTTCAGGGGAGGCAGCACTCGGTGGGGCTCAGCCGGTGGTGCAACGGAGGCGATGCCATAGGCCAGAGCCAGCCGGTAGGTCACCAGCACCAGTCGTACGGTTACATGGACCTGAGCACAACCTCCATGGACTGTATGGCCAGCATGGGCGAGCTGCACATaccgcagcagctgcatctgaACCAGGATCAGGTGCTCCAGAGCCACCTGCCACAGTTTGACGAGGCTTCCATCATGTTCCTGGAGCAGCCGGAGGAGGCCGTGCTGCACCCATGGGAGGAGATCAAGGAGGAGCCGCAGGAAATCCCTCTGACTCTGGATCAGGGCTTCGGCCTGTGCGAGGGCTTCTTCACAGAGATGCAGCCATGGGAATGA